In Acidobacteriota bacterium, a single genomic region encodes these proteins:
- a CDS encoding WD40 repeat domain-containing protein, whose product MSGKTVPLKISMQTETKKMIRKRRTTTIVMAFLVLTAALFYFLVWKKPIQVDSEMIKHHLTFSAHANVVWKVEFSPDGELLASASVDNTAKIWRKQDGQVIHTLNHPMGVTALAFSPDGRYLATGSYDSNVRVWRVADGELLKTFSGHLKAVWTVAFSPDGKSLASGSEDSAIRIWDVERDNLLRTLEGHSLNIWSVAFSPDGNQLASGSFDKTIKIWKVADGKLIRTLNQHSEAVLSVGFSKDGRYLVSGSDDSTARLWNVEDGSLIRTFSGDSEHIYSVALSPDGKWLVSGGRDKNALGEFVQNLFGAWESNKWVTVRLWNLDDGRLVHTFAHHSNDVFSVVFSSDGNWLASASEDKTVSVWQLSPIE is encoded by the coding sequence GTGTCAGGAAAAACCGTTCCGTTAAAAATAAGTATGCAAACTGAAACGAAAAAAATGATTAGGAAGAGAAGGACGACCACCATTGTCATGGCTTTCCTGGTATTGACTGCTGCGCTTTTTTACTTTCTGGTATGGAAAAAGCCCATTCAAGTTGACAGTGAAATGATAAAACACCATTTAACTTTTTCTGCTCATGCAAATGTGGTTTGGAAAGTCGAGTTCAGCCCTGACGGTGAACTACTCGCGAGCGCCAGCGTTGATAACACAGCTAAAATCTGGCGAAAACAAGATGGTCAAGTCATCCACACGCTCAATCATCCTATGGGGGTCACAGCCTTAGCCTTTAGCCCGGATGGCAGGTATCTGGCGACGGGCAGCTATGATTCAAATGTAAGAGTTTGGCGGGTAGCAGATGGTGAACTGCTTAAAACTTTTTCAGGGCATTTAAAGGCGGTGTGGACGGTTGCCTTCAGTCCAGACGGAAAAAGCCTTGCCAGCGGCAGCGAAGACAGCGCCATTAGAATATGGGATGTTGAGCGCGATAATTTATTACGAACCCTTGAAGGGCACTCGCTTAATATCTGGTCAGTCGCCTTCAGCCCTGACGGCAACCAACTGGCAAGCGGAAGTTTCGATAAGACAATAAAAATCTGGAAGGTAGCCGACGGTAAGCTAATCAGAACCCTTAACCAGCATTCAGAGGCTGTTTTAAGTGTTGGGTTCAGTAAAGACGGGCGATATTTGGTCAGTGGTAGTGATGATTCAACCGCAAGACTTTGGAATGTCGAGGATGGAAGTTTGATACGCACTTTTTCGGGGGATTCTGAACATATTTATTCGGTTGCGTTAAGCCCTGACGGTAAATGGCTGGTTAGCGGTGGCAGGGATAAGAATGCGCTTGGCGAGTTCGTACAGAACCTGTTCGGCGCGTGGGAATCTAATAAATGGGTTACTGTTCGACTTTGGAATTTAGATGACGGTCGATTAGTTCATACCTTTGCGCATCATTCAAACGATGTATTCTCGGTGGTTTTTAGCTCTGATGGAAACTGGTTGGCAAGCGCAAGTGAGGACAAAACTGTGAGTGTCTGGCAATTGTCACCAATTGAATGA
- the pruA gene encoding L-glutamate gamma-semialdehyde dehydrogenase yields the protein MLPPFANEPFTNFADERHAAAMREAIAHVETQLGREYSLIIGGNRYTTGDMLISPNPSNFNEIIGSCHKADIALADQAMDEATKAFNEWKRVSAEVRARVLLKAAAIMRRRKAELSAWIILEVGKSWAEADADVAEAIDFAEFYAREAIRYSRGHELTPLAGEQNELYYIPLGVGIVIPPWNFPLAIMAGMTMASVVTGNTVILKPSSDSPVIAAKFVEILEEAGLPPGVVNFVPGSGGRIGDYLVGNARTRFIAFTGSKDVGLHINELAAKTAEGQLWIKRVVAEMGGKDTIVVDETANLNDVVDGVVASAFGFSGQKCSACSRLVVVEDVYDEVVGRVADRAAKIKVGPTKDQTNWMGPVASKSAYESITNYIDIGKGEGQLRTGGVHVPGLEQGWFIQPTVVSEVDPMARISQEEIFGPVLATFKAKDFNQALNIANNTQFGLTGAVYSNVRARLEQARLDFHVGNLYLNRKCTGALVDVHPFGGFNMSGTDSKAGGRDYLLLFMQAKSVSEKW from the coding sequence ATGCTACCTCCCTTTGCCAATGAACCGTTTACTAACTTTGCGGATGAACGCCATGCCGCTGCCATGCGTGAAGCCATTGCCCATGTTGAAACCCAACTCGGGCGTGAATATTCCCTGATAATCGGCGGCAACCGCTATACAACCGGCGATATGCTGATTTCGCCCAATCCATCGAACTTCAATGAAATCATCGGTAGTTGTCACAAAGCTGACATTGCGCTTGCCGATCAAGCGATGGATGAAGCCACTAAAGCCTTCAATGAATGGAAACGGGTGTCTGCCGAAGTTCGCGCACGAGTTTTACTGAAAGCCGCCGCGATTATGCGGCGTCGAAAGGCAGAGCTATCAGCATGGATTATTCTCGAAGTCGGTAAATCGTGGGCAGAGGCTGACGCAGATGTTGCCGAAGCCATTGATTTTGCCGAATTCTATGCCCGCGAAGCCATCCGTTATAGTCGCGGGCATGAATTAACCCCGTTGGCGGGTGAGCAAAATGAACTCTATTATATTCCGCTCGGCGTTGGCATCGTCATTCCCCCCTGGAATTTTCCATTGGCAATTATGGCGGGAATGACGATGGCGTCTGTGGTTACGGGCAACACGGTTATTTTAAAACCATCGAGTGACAGCCCGGTGATTGCTGCAAAATTCGTAGAGATTTTAGAAGAGGCAGGGCTGCCGCCCGGAGTAGTGAATTTTGTTCCCGGTAGCGGCGGACGCATCGGCGATTATCTGGTGGGCAACGCCCGCACTCGTTTCATCGCCTTCACCGGTTCCAAAGATGTCGGCTTGCATATCAATGAACTCGCGGCAAAAACCGCCGAAGGGCAATTATGGATAAAGCGTGTGGTCGCTGAAATGGGCGGTAAGGATACGATAGTGGTTGATGAAACGGCGAACCTAAATGACGTGGTTGATGGCGTGGTGGCTTCGGCATTTGGATTTTCCGGTCAGAAATGTTCAGCCTGTTCGCGTTTAGTTGTGGTCGAAGATGTTTATGATGAAGTGGTGGGTCGGGTAGCGGATCGCGCGGCGAAAATCAAAGTCGGTCCGACCAAAGACCAAACTAACTGGATGGGTCCGGTTGCCAGTAAAAGCGCCTATGAATCTATCACGAATTACATCGACATCGGTAAAGGGGAAGGGCAACTTAGAACCGGCGGCGTGCATGTCCCAGGATTGGAACAGGGGTGGTTTATTCAACCAACCGTGGTTTCCGAGGTTGACCCGATGGCGCGCATTTCTCAGGAAGAAATATTTGGCCCGGTTCTCGCGACCTTTAAAGCCAAGGATTTCAATCAGGCATTGAATATTGCCAATAACACACAGTTCGGACTGACTGGCGCAGTCTATTCAAATGTTCGGGCGAGGCTTGAACAGGCGCGACTCGATTTTCATGTTGGCAATCTTTATCTAAATCGCAAATGTACAGGCGCATTGGTAGACGTTCATCCGTTCGGGGGATTCAATATGTCCGGTACGGATTCAAAAGCCGGTGGACGGGATTATCTCTTGCTCTTTATGCAGGCGAAATCGGTATCCGAAAAGTGGTAA
- a CDS encoding acetoacetate decarboxylase family protein, producing MNETKMNYRGGDILLTKNKPRGLPFLKPLYAPPPYQYTGDIVFMIAYEAEEASIREVLPRELEPLPGNVVVMCFFICPEVTGMGAHNFTMPCIPVRYGDYLGQFVPYLYTSTDASLACYREGQGWPAVLGETEITESNGSIEARLTRNGKEIIRATGSVDGDTIASLDFLPIILYKEIPTIDGKGCDAAYFLTSTSLLTNLDFKAGSGEFRFIDAGDDPIARLQPINFQAALYGTLDDFYPETIRILEELK from the coding sequence ATGAACGAAACGAAGATGAATTATCGCGGCGGCGATATTTTGCTCACCAAAAATAAACCGCGCGGTTTACCCTTTTTAAAACCGCTCTATGCGCCGCCACCCTATCAATACACCGGCGATATTGTGTTTATGATTGCTTATGAAGCCGAAGAAGCAAGTATCAGAGAGGTCTTGCCGCGTGAACTCGAACCGTTGCCGGGAAATGTCGTGGTGATGTGTTTCTTTATCTGTCCAGAGGTCACAGGAATGGGCGCTCACAATTTTACGATGCCCTGCATTCCAGTGCGATATGGCGATTACCTCGGACAATTTGTTCCTTACCTGTATACCAGCACCGACGCCAGCCTCGCCTGTTATCGCGAAGGGCAAGGCTGGCCTGCGGTATTGGGCGAAACAGAAATTACCGAATCGAATGGCAGCATTGAAGCCAGATTAACGCGAAATGGTAAAGAAATCATTCGCGCCACCGGAAGCGTGGACGGCGACACCATTGCCTCGCTCGATTTTCTGCCGATAATTCTATACAAAGAAATTCCCACGATTGATGGCAAAGGTTGTGACGCAGCTTATTTTCTTACCTCAACCTCTCTGTTGACCAACCTGGATTTCAAAGCCGGTAGTGGAGAGTTTCGCTTCATTGATGCGGGTGATGACCCGATTGCGCGACTCCAACCAATTAATTTTCAAGCCGCGCTTTATGGAACGCTCGATGATTTTTATCCCGAAACCATAAGGATTTTGGAAGAATTAAAATAA
- the tyrS gene encoding tyrosine--tRNA ligase: MNLFDDLQSRGLIYDFTEGAKEKVTSEKVTAYIGFDPTAASLHVGSLLPIMCLARLQRYGHTPIAIVGGGTGLIGDPSGKAKERLLLTKELVEENLQGIKKQLELFLDFESATNPAQIINNADWLASISMIDFMRDVGKHFTVNSMLDKESVKRRLEKEEGISFTEFSYSLLQAYDFLVLNEKSNCTLQMGGSDQWGNIIAGIDLIRRVKQTKAYGIVFPLVTTSTGVKFGKTEAGAVWLDGKLTSPYRFYQFWLNTTDADTITYLKYFTWLSIEEINELAAAMQAAPEKREAQKRLASELTRTLHGEAELANAIKASEALFGGDISDLRAEAVLDIFNDVPSSEIQRNDFAGEGIGIVDLFAQSKLVPSKGEARRLVESGGAYLNNHRLTDVKKRVSSSDFIDNQFLVLRKGQKQYHLIKVIG, encoded by the coding sequence ATGAATTTGTTTGATGACCTCCAGTCCAGAGGTTTGATTTATGATTTTACTGAAGGCGCTAAAGAAAAAGTCACCAGTGAAAAAGTGACCGCCTACATTGGCTTCGACCCGACTGCAGCAAGTCTGCATGTGGGTTCGCTGCTGCCCATTATGTGCCTGGCTCGTTTGCAAAGATATGGACACACACCCATCGCCATTGTCGGCGGGGGCACAGGTTTAATCGGCGACCCCAGCGGCAAAGCCAAAGAACGTCTGTTGCTCACTAAAGAATTGGTCGAAGAAAATTTGCAAGGCATAAAGAAACAACTGGAATTGTTCCTGGATTTCGAGAGCGCAACCAACCCCGCGCAAATCATCAACAATGCCGACTGGCTGGCTTCGATTTCGATGATTGATTTCATGCGCGATGTGGGAAAACATTTCACCGTCAATTCAATGCTCGATAAAGAATCGGTCAAACGTCGCCTCGAAAAAGAAGAGGGCATCTCGTTTACAGAGTTCAGCTATTCCCTGCTGCAAGCCTATGACTTTCTGGTTCTCAATGAAAAATCCAATTGCACATTGCAAATGGGCGGTAGCGACCAGTGGGGCAACATCATTGCCGGAATCGATTTGATTCGCCGCGTCAAACAGACAAAAGCCTATGGCATCGTCTTCCCGTTGGTGACGACATCGACCGGCGTGAAATTCGGCAAGACCGAAGCCGGTGCCGTGTGGCTGGATGGCAAACTCACCTCGCCATACCGGTTTTATCAATTCTGGCTGAACACTACCGACGCGGATACCATTACCTATTTGAAATATTTCACCTGGTTGTCGATTGAAGAAATCAACGAACTCGCAGCCGCAATGCAAGCCGCGCCGGAAAAACGTGAAGCGCAAAAACGTTTGGCTTCGGAACTCACGCGAACCCTTCACGGTGAAGCCGAACTCGCCAATGCCATCAAAGCCTCTGAAGCCCTGTTTGGCGGTGATATTTCCGATTTACGCGCTGAAGCGGTTCTGGATATTTTCAACGACGTTCCATCAAGTGAAATTCAACGCAATGATTTCGCGGGTGAAGGAATCGGCATTGTGGATTTATTCGCGCAATCGAAACTTGTCCCATCAAAAGGCGAAGCGCGAAGATTGGTTGAAAGCGGCGGCGCTTACCTCAATAACCATCGCCTTACCGATGTAAAAAAACGGGTGAGCAGTTCCGATTTTATTGACAACCAGTTTCTGGTTTTGCGGAAAGGTCAAAAGCAATATCATTTGATAAAAGTCATCGGATAA
- the adhP gene encoding alcohol dehydrogenase AdhP — MKAAIVKEFKDPLVIEDAPNPQPADDEVLIKVEACGVCHSDLHLAEGDWSQMNKIVKKPLILGHEVVGRVIATGDAVEHLKVGDRVGVAWIHWACGECEICLEGNENMCPKQMISGATVDGGYAELMTAKASHALKVPDNLSSEEAAPLFCAGVTVYRALKHAQIKPGQRVAIFGIGGLGHLGVQIAKAMGGEVIAVDVNDEKLEFAKALGATHTINAATEKTAPAIQKLGGAHVAVVTSAAKAAYDTAFYSLRAGGTIVVVGLPAESLTFPAIAMVAREARVIASAVGTRQDLREILNLAATGKVKCKIETRPVETINEIFDEMRQGKISGRVVLKF, encoded by the coding sequence ATGAAAGCCGCAATCGTTAAGGAATTCAAAGACCCATTGGTCATCGAAGACGCGCCCAATCCGCAACCCGCCGACGATGAAGTGTTAATCAAAGTTGAAGCCTGCGGCGTGTGTCATTCGGATTTACATCTGGCAGAAGGCGACTGGTCTCAGATGAATAAAATTGTCAAAAAACCTTTGATTTTAGGGCACGAAGTCGTTGGTCGGGTGATTGCAACGGGCGACGCGGTTGAACACCTCAAGGTTGGCGACCGCGTTGGAGTTGCCTGGATTCACTGGGCTTGCGGCGAATGCGAAATCTGTCTCGAAGGCAATGAAAATATGTGTCCGAAACAGATGATTTCAGGCGCAACGGTTGATGGCGGGTATGCCGAGTTGATGACTGCCAAAGCTTCGCATGCATTGAAAGTTCCTGACAACCTTTCATCCGAAGAAGCCGCGCCGCTGTTCTGCGCAGGCGTGACCGTATACCGTGCGTTAAAGCACGCGCAGATTAAACCGGGACAGCGGGTTGCCATTTTCGGCATTGGCGGGCTTGGGCATCTGGGCGTGCAAATCGCCAAAGCGATGGGTGGAGAGGTCATTGCCGTTGATGTCAATGATGAGAAACTGGAATTTGCCAAAGCCCTCGGCGCAACTCACACGATAAATGCCGCGACCGAAAAGACCGCGCCTGCAATTCAGAAATTGGGCGGCGCGCACGTGGCGGTCGTCACCTCCGCCGCCAAAGCGGCATATGATACGGCTTTTTATTCCCTGAGAGCCGGTGGGACGATTGTTGTCGTGGGGCTACCGGCTGAATCGCTGACTTTTCCGGCAATCGCGATGGTGGCGCGTGAAGCCCGGGTGATCGCTTCAGCAGTCGGAACCCGCCAAGATTTACGCGAAATACTCAACCTCGCGGCAACCGGCAAGGTGAAATGTAAAATCGAAACCCGCCCGGTTGAAACGATTAATGAAATTTTCGATGAGATGCGCCAAGGCAAAATTTCCGGGAGAGTGGTGTTGAAATTTTAA
- a CDS encoding trypsin-like peptidase domain-containing protein, with protein sequence MSRLMFVFLSGTEKGKTRIFTQSTVSIGTSDSYDLTLVAEEGGLLPEGLIAEITNEPNDILKLIPRYKTDFFPITINGEPVSPEMNGIELQDGDTIHFGHGLSSASILFQVMPENFSTASLVHQGRRALDPTPSPQPVHPLTATLFVKELSASLWAEVPRKIKLIGLGSVGILTLILLFIIFFNFLILHRNTTQIESLRKQAEKSETTRLQDQEIIKEQQDEIKRLRDITEQSRQFTQRIAEQFSQSVCLIVGSYTFVEKGTGKVLKYETVDNSSGAPIDKNGNLLASVDGAGEPVRIDYTGTGFVIKQGMIATNRHIVKPWASDSVAQLILSQSSNLRPQLDKLAAFFPSIKKEFDLKEAISSDKYDISLCSFEQDETALPEIPMSTDDPRSIIGESVVVLGYPTGVDGLLQRIDDEGMRREILRQHGASAEDVAVGLASRGLIRPLTTTGNVTDALPNRLVHSAQTTEGGSGSPIFDREGRVIAINSAILTPTDGGQSFGGSNFGVPIKATYDLLLAFQKQ encoded by the coding sequence ATGAGTCGTTTGATGTTCGTTTTCCTTTCAGGAACTGAAAAAGGCAAAACCAGAATTTTTACTCAATCAACCGTTTCCATCGGCACCTCAGACTCCTATGACCTGACGCTGGTTGCCGAAGAAGGTGGTTTATTACCTGAAGGGCTAATTGCAGAAATCACTAACGAGCCGAACGACATTCTTAAATTGATACCCCGTTATAAAACCGATTTTTTTCCCATTACGATAAACGGGGAACCGGTTTCACCGGAAATGAATGGCATCGAATTGCAGGATGGCGACACCATTCATTTCGGGCACGGGCTATCGAGCGCCAGTATTTTATTTCAGGTAATGCCTGAAAATTTTTCGACTGCCAGTCTGGTTCATCAGGGACGCAGGGCATTAGACCCGACGCCCTCCCCGCAACCCGTACACCCCTTAACTGCGACCTTATTTGTAAAAGAATTGTCAGCCAGTTTATGGGCTGAGGTGCCACGCAAAATCAAACTCATCGGACTGGGTTCGGTTGGTATACTGACATTAATTTTACTGTTTATCATCTTTTTTAATTTTTTGATTCTTCATCGCAATACCACACAGATTGAAAGTTTGCGAAAGCAAGCGGAAAAATCGGAAACTACACGCCTACAGGATCAGGAAATCATCAAGGAGCAACAGGATGAGATAAAACGTTTACGTGATATTACCGAACAATCCAGACAATTTACCCAACGCATTGCCGAACAATTCAGCCAGAGCGTTTGTTTGATTGTCGGCAGTTATACCTTTGTTGAAAAAGGCACCGGCAAGGTTTTGAAATATGAAACCGTAGATAATTCGAGCGGCGCGCCAATTGATAAAAATGGCAATCTGCTGGCATCCGTAGACGGCGCGGGTGAACCGGTGCGGATTGATTACACCGGAACCGGGTTTGTGATTAAACAGGGAATGATTGCCACCAATCGCCATATCGTAAAGCCCTGGGCGAGCGATTCGGTGGCGCAACTCATCTTGAGTCAAAGTTCAAATCTGCGCCCCCAACTGGATAAACTCGCGGCATTCTTTCCTTCGATTAAAAAAGAGTTTGATTTGAAAGAAGCTATCTCTTCGGATAAGTATGATATTTCGCTCTGTTCATTTGAACAGGACGAAACCGCTTTGCCGGAAATTCCCATGAGTACGGATGATCCGCGTTCAATTATCGGTGAATCAGTGGTCGTGCTCGGTTACCCGACCGGTGTTGATGGGCTTTTACAACGCATAGACGATGAAGGAATGCGCCGGGAAATATTGCGTCAACACGGCGCGTCGGCTGAAGATGTGGCGGTCGGACTTGCCAGCCGTGGATTGATTCGCCCGCTAACGACCACCGGAAATGTCACTGACGCTTTACCGAACCGGCTGGTTCACAGCGCCCAAACGACTGAAGGGGGTTCCGGCAGTCCGATTTTTGATCGTGAAGGCAGAGTGATTGCCATCAATTCAGCAATCTTGACGCCGACTGATGGCGGACAAAGTTTTGGCGGATCAAATTTTGGGGTTCCCATCAAAGCCACCTATGACTTGCTCCTTGCTTTTCAGAAACAGTAA
- a CDS encoding amidohydrolase family protein, producing the protein MLCCSKFRAFIALLMMLVISLPLASFAQEEKKDEKKKDEELPLKAESKVEFTTDEGTWMSLDVSSDGQLIVFDLLGDIYTLPINGGEAKRIIGGMPFDSQPRFSPDGKKIVYISDRSGAENLWICNVDGTDAKPLTKGRGNPMQMYVSPSWSPDGKYVLASKSDRGIGTFHVYMYHVDGGTGISVGTPPPPPPQPGQPATGGPALNKMGAVASSDGKYIFWAQRVGPFNYNAQFPMWQVVRFDRDTSETATITNAQGSAMRPMVSPDGKNLVYATRYETKTALRVRNLETNQERWLINNVTRDDQESRATRDVFPGYAFMPDGKSLIVPVDGKIKRVDFATGQATTIPFNAQVAVDIAPRLHFNYRVDDSPNVRARLIRYPTMSPDGKRLAFTAFNKIYVMDLPGGTPKRLTNLTVGEFMPAWSPDGNRIAFVTWSSTGGHIFSVNAGGGTPQQLSPNPAYYAYPVYSPDGSKIVFTSGAIDDQLYADIRDKDHQFLSEEEAVLHGHQDGEITGVGGNTASDLRYIPSGGGASTLISSTQGGRYPHFSRDPNRVFLTTFNGTLVSVRLDGLDRRPILKVDGTGMPPNPASASMIKISPDGGQAFVDLQGKHYLVTIPKAGKETVNVNIQGGTAPSSVPVKKMSLEGGDYLAWSSDGKTVTWSWGATFYRQNISADKPETFNIAVEQPRAKNTGTVVLSGAKIVTMKGDEVIDKGDIVITDNRITALGAKGKVQIPAGAKIIDVTGKTITPGFVDVHAHMWPPRDVHQTQVWQYLANLAYGVTTTRDPQSATTDIYAYADMVETGEILGPRIYTTGPGVFSGSGLTDKDATFAYIKRYREAYKTDTLKEYVVGDRIVRQWVAMACKEYQITPTTEGALDMKLDLSQMIDGFSGNEHALPIQPLYKDVAMFVAKSQTYYTPTTLVAYGAPWSENFYFETTDPLHNQKLRRFIPRELVDSMMRRRGQWFAPEEYGHQGIAKGVAAVVKAGGRACLGGHGQMQGIGCHWEIWNLQSGGLTPHEALKVATIFGAEAIGLNQDVGSLEVGKLADLVIFDKDPLSDIRNTNTIRMVMKNGELFDGDTLDCIYPKVKKLDEQYWWRNDPR; encoded by the coding sequence ATGCTCTGTTGCTCAAAGTTTCGCGCCTTTATCGCATTGCTGATGATGCTTGTAATCTCATTGCCACTTGCTTCTTTCGCTCAGGAAGAAAAGAAAGATGAGAAGAAAAAAGACGAAGAATTACCTTTAAAAGCCGAAAGCAAAGTTGAATTCACTACCGATGAGGGAACCTGGATGTCTCTGGATGTCTCTTCGGATGGTCAGTTAATCGTCTTTGATTTGCTCGGCGATATTTACACCTTGCCGATAAATGGCGGCGAAGCCAAACGCATCATCGGCGGAATGCCATTTGATTCTCAACCGAGGTTTTCGCCCGATGGTAAAAAAATCGTTTACATCAGCGACCGCAGCGGAGCGGAGAATTTGTGGATTTGTAATGTCGATGGCACTGACGCCAAACCGCTAACCAAAGGGCGCGGCAATCCGATGCAGATGTACGTGTCGCCTTCGTGGTCGCCTGATGGAAAATATGTCCTTGCATCGAAATCTGACCGCGGCATCGGAACGTTTCACGTTTATATGTATCACGTTGATGGTGGCACGGGCATCAGCGTAGGCACACCGCCGCCACCTCCGCCGCAACCCGGACAGCCTGCCACCGGAGGTCCCGCATTAAATAAAATGGGCGCGGTTGCTTCTTCCGATGGCAAATACATTTTCTGGGCGCAACGTGTAGGTCCGTTTAATTACAACGCACAGTTTCCCATGTGGCAGGTGGTTCGGTTTGATCGTGATACCAGTGAAACCGCAACCATCACCAATGCGCAGGGAAGCGCCATGCGACCGATGGTTTCACCCGATGGTAAAAATCTGGTTTATGCCACGCGGTATGAAACCAAGACCGCATTGCGGGTGCGCAACCTCGAAACCAATCAGGAACGCTGGTTGATTAACAATGTCACGCGCGACGATCAGGAATCCCGCGCCACCCGCGACGTTTTTCCGGGTTATGCGTTTATGCCGGATGGCAAATCGTTAATCGTTCCGGTTGACGGAAAAATTAAGCGTGTGGATTTCGCTACGGGGCAGGCGACCACCATTCCATTTAACGCACAGGTTGCCGTAGACATTGCGCCGCGCTTGCATTTCAACTACCGGGTTGATGACAGCCCGAATGTCAGAGCCAGATTGATTCGCTACCCGACCATGTCGCCGGATGGCAAACGTCTGGCGTTTACCGCATTCAATAAAATCTACGTAATGGATTTGCCAGGCGGCACGCCGAAACGCCTGACCAATTTGACGGTCGGCGAATTTATGCCCGCGTGGTCGCCGGATGGCAATCGCATCGCCTTCGTCACCTGGTCAAGCACCGGGGGGCATATTTTCAGCGTGAATGCCGGTGGCGGGACGCCACAGCAATTATCCCCAAACCCTGCCTATTACGCTTATCCGGTCTATTCGCCCGACGGCTCGAAAATTGTTTTCACATCTGGAGCGATTGATGACCAGTTGTATGCAGACATCCGCGACAAAGACCATCAGTTTTTATCCGAAGAAGAAGCGGTTTTACATGGTCATCAGGACGGTGAGATAACCGGCGTTGGTGGCAACACAGCTTCGGATTTGCGCTATATCCCATCGGGTGGTGGCGCATCAACCTTGATTTCATCAACCCAAGGCGGACGCTATCCGCATTTTAGTCGTGACCCGAACCGGGTTTTTCTGACGACCTTCAACGGCACGTTGGTTTCGGTTCGTCTGGATGGGTTGGATCGACGACCGATTTTAAAAGTCGATGGCACAGGGATGCCGCCCAATCCTGCCTCTGCAAGTATGATTAAAATTTCGCCGGATGGCGGTCAGGCGTTTGTTGATTTACAAGGCAAACATTATCTGGTAACCATTCCTAAAGCCGGTAAAGAGACCGTCAACGTCAACATTCAAGGGGGTACTGCGCCATCTTCTGTCCCAGTGAAAAAAATGTCGCTCGAAGGCGGCGATTATCTCGCCTGGTCTTCGGATGGCAAAACCGTTACCTGGTCTTGGGGGGCAACTTTCTATCGCCAGAATATCAGCGCCGATAAACCTGAAACCTTCAACATCGCTGTTGAACAACCGCGCGCCAAAAATACCGGCACTGTCGTTTTAAGCGGCGCAAAAATCGTCACCATGAAAGGCGATGAAGTTATTGATAAAGGCGACATCGTCATCACCGACAATCGCATCACCGCGCTCGGCGCGAAAGGTAAAGTGCAAATTCCTGCGGGCGCGAAAATCATTGACGTGACCGGTAAAACCATCACGCCGGGTTTCGTTGACGTTCACGCGCATATGTGGCCGCCGCGTGATGTACATCAAACTCAGGTCTGGCAATATCTCGCTAATCTCGCGTATGGCGTCACCACGACTCGCGACCCGCAAAGCGCGACCACAGACATATACGCTTATGCGGATATGGTTGAAACCGGCGAAATCCTTGGCCCACGAATTTATACAACCGGACCCGGGGTGTTTTCAGGTTCCGGTTTGACCGATAAAGACGCGACTTTCGCATACATCAAACGCTACAGAGAGGCTTATAAAACCGATACCTTGAAGGAATATGTCGTAGGTGACCGCATCGTTCGGCAATGGGTGGCGATGGCTTGCAAAGAGTATCAAATCACCCCGACTACCGAAGGCGCATTGGATATGAAGCTTGATTTGTCGCAAATGATTGACGGATTCAGCGGCAATGAACACGCGCTGCCCATTCAACCGCTTTACAAAGATGTCGCGATGTTTGTTGCCAAATCGCAAACCTACTATACGCCGACAACCCTGGTGGCTTATGGCGCGCCGTGGAGTGAAAATTTTTACTTTGAAACCACAGACCCGCTACACAATCAAAAGCTGCGCCGGTTCATTCCGCGTGAGTTGGTCGATTCGATGATGCGTCGGCGCGGGCAATGGTTTGCGCCCGAAGAGTATGGGCATCAAGGCATCGCCAAAGGTGTTGCGGCGGTAGTTAAAGCCGGAGGTCGCGCTTGTCTTGGTGGACACGGGCAGATGCAGGGCATCGGTTGTCATTGGGAAATCTGGAATTTGCAATCGGGTGGACTGACGCCGCACGAGGCATTGAAAGTCGCAACCATTTTTGGCGCTGAAGCCATCGGCTTGAATCAGGATGTCGGGTCACTTGAAGTCGGAAAGCTTGCCGATTTGGTGATTTTCGATAAAGACCCGCTCTCGGATATTCGCAACACCAATACGATTCGGATGGTGATGAAGAACGGTGAATTGTTCGATGGTGATACTTTGGATTGCATCTATCCCAAGGTCAAAAAATTAGACGAGCAATACTGGTGGAGAAATGACCCGCGATAA